In Streptantibioticus cattleyicolor NRRL 8057 = DSM 46488, a genomic segment contains:
- a CDS encoding alpha/beta hydrolase has translation MGLTSNVFFIVLVIAAVLVGGLALWLWPRAARKGLIPWLGRLGLLAATQVMILGVILVAANNNFGFYSSWNDLLGQSEGEQILEAGHSSGRPASLVVTGKTDASLKGGRERAGEVQSVRFRGFSSGLVTDGFVYLPPQYFQAAHRHERFPVVVALTGYPGVARNLITGLHIPRTVSDDIIAGRIKPTIYVMVRPSVVPGRDTNCTDVPGGPQALTFFNQDLPMAVSSTYRATDQPGGWGAVGDSTGGYCALKFAMTNPLRYGAGAGLSADYFARQDGQTGDLYAGSERYKKSNDLTWRLQHMPAPPVSLLVTSSKKGEDNYEPTLKFAAAAKAPTTVSKLIRDEGGHNFKTWRAEYPEAIQWLDKQLPAQR, from the coding sequence GTGGGACTCACGTCCAATGTCTTCTTCATAGTGCTGGTGATCGCCGCCGTGCTGGTGGGCGGGCTGGCGCTGTGGCTGTGGCCGCGCGCCGCGCGGAAGGGCCTCATACCCTGGCTCGGCCGCCTCGGGCTGCTGGCGGCCACGCAGGTGATGATCCTGGGCGTGATCCTGGTCGCGGCCAACAACAACTTCGGCTTCTACTCCTCCTGGAACGACCTGCTCGGCCAGTCGGAGGGCGAGCAGATACTGGAGGCCGGCCACAGTTCCGGCCGCCCGGCCTCGCTCGTCGTCACCGGGAAGACCGACGCCAGCCTCAAGGGCGGCCGGGAACGCGCCGGGGAGGTGCAGTCGGTACGGTTCCGCGGTTTCTCCTCCGGCCTGGTCACCGACGGCTTCGTCTACCTGCCCCCGCAGTACTTCCAGGCCGCCCATCGCCACGAGCGCTTCCCGGTCGTCGTCGCCCTCACCGGCTACCCCGGCGTCGCCCGCAACCTCATCACCGGGCTGCACATCCCGCGCACCGTCTCCGACGACATCATCGCCGGCCGCATCAAGCCCACCATCTACGTGATGGTGCGCCCCTCCGTCGTCCCCGGCCGCGACACCAACTGCACCGACGTCCCCGGCGGCCCGCAGGCGCTCACCTTCTTCAACCAGGACCTGCCGATGGCGGTGTCCAGCACCTACCGCGCCACGGACCAGCCCGGCGGCTGGGGCGCGGTGGGCGACTCCACCGGCGGCTACTGCGCGCTGAAGTTCGCCATGACCAACCCGCTGCGGTACGGCGCCGGCGCCGGGCTGTCCGCCGACTACTTCGCCCGGCAGGACGGCCAGACCGGCGACCTGTACGCCGGCAGCGAGCGGTACAAGAAGAGCAACGACCTCACCTGGCGGCTCCAGCACATGCCCGCGCCCCCCGTCTCCCTCCTGGTGACCAGCAGCAAGAAGGGCGAGGACAACTACGAGCCGACGCTGAAGTTCGCCGCCGCCGCGAAAGCGCCGACCACGGTGAGCAAACTCATCCGGGACGAAGGCGGCCACAACTTCAAGACCTGGCGCGCCGAATACCCGGAAGCCATTCAGTGGCTTGACAAACAGCTCCCGGCCCAGCGCTAA
- a CDS encoding MgtC/SapB family protein, with protein sequence MHSTTFPLWDPDAGQGARQLAELGLALVLSTLIGLERAVQQKSAGLRTHTLVGVGSALIMEVSQHGFNAVLGLEHVSFDPSRVAAQIISGIGFIGGGIIFVRRDAVRGLTTAATIWLTCGVGMACGGGLPLLAAAATAAHFLVARGYPLVTRHFPAVSTPEQAQLALAYRVGGSILPRVLELCTGEGFRVVDVRVERAPWKEPDAESRAEAPPPGTAEVQLSIEGTASVHRLVAELSELEGVLSVWSPGQSAGD encoded by the coding sequence TTGCACTCGACCACCTTCCCGCTGTGGGATCCGGACGCGGGCCAGGGGGCGCGGCAGCTCGCCGAACTCGGGCTCGCGCTGGTGCTCTCCACGCTGATCGGGCTGGAGCGGGCGGTGCAGCAGAAGAGCGCGGGGCTGCGGACGCACACCCTGGTGGGGGTGGGCAGCGCGCTGATCATGGAGGTCTCCCAGCACGGCTTCAACGCGGTGCTGGGGCTGGAACACGTCTCGTTCGACCCGTCCCGGGTGGCCGCCCAGATCATCTCGGGCATCGGTTTCATCGGCGGCGGGATCATCTTCGTCCGCCGGGACGCGGTACGCGGGCTGACCACGGCCGCCACCATCTGGCTGACCTGTGGGGTCGGCATGGCGTGCGGCGGCGGGCTGCCGCTGCTGGCCGCCGCCGCGACGGCCGCCCACTTCCTGGTGGCCCGCGGCTATCCGCTGGTCACCCGGCACTTCCCGGCGGTGTCCACCCCGGAGCAGGCCCAGCTCGCGCTCGCCTACCGGGTCGGCGGCAGCATCCTGCCGCGGGTGCTGGAGTTGTGCACCGGTGAGGGGTTCCGCGTGGTGGACGTACGGGTGGAGCGCGCGCCGTGGAAGGAGCCCGACGCAGAGAGCCGCGCCGAGGCGCCCCCGCCCGGCACCGCCGAGGTCCAGCTGTCCATCGAGGGGACGGCGAGCGTGCACCGGCTGGTGGCGGAGCTGTCGGAGCTGGAGGGCGTGCTGAGCGTCTGGTCGCCAGGGCAGTCGGCCGGCGACTGA
- a CDS encoding CGNR zinc finger domain-containing protein, which yields MNDDERFAFRFDSGATWLNLLATSGRTFGAHPVERIGDPERLAQWFAACELTPVTPPGPADVERARRLRETLRLLAMATVAGQRPPERAAREVADFLAAHHDPVRLTVADRLLREPPADPGAALARIARQAVDHLTGPDRGNLAVCAEHDCRGVFADPGGRRRWCPAPACASRGRVRALRARRKADGGPAASS from the coding sequence GTGAACGACGACGAACGGTTCGCGTTCCGCTTCGACTCCGGTGCCACCTGGCTCAACCTGCTGGCCACCAGTGGCAGGACGTTCGGCGCCCACCCGGTCGAGCGGATCGGCGACCCGGAGCGGCTGGCCCAGTGGTTCGCCGCCTGCGAGCTGACCCCGGTCACCCCGCCGGGCCCGGCCGACGTGGAACGGGCGCGGCGGCTGCGCGAGACGCTGCGGCTGCTGGCGATGGCCACCGTGGCCGGACAGCGTCCCCCGGAACGGGCCGCCCGGGAGGTCGCCGACTTCCTCGCCGCCCACCACGACCCCGTCCGGCTCACCGTCGCCGACCGGCTGCTGCGCGAACCGCCCGCCGACCCCGGCGCCGCCCTCGCCCGGATCGCCCGGCAGGCGGTGGACCACCTCACCGGCCCCGACCGCGGCAACCTCGCGGTCTGCGCCGAGCACGACTGCCGCGGGGTCTTCGCCGACCCGGGCGGGCGCCGCCGCTGGTGCCCCGCCCCGGCGTGCGCCAGCCGCGGCCGGGTGCGGGCGCTACGGGCCCGTCGCAAGGCGGACGGCGGCCCGGCCGCCTCGTCCTGA
- a CDS encoding phosphotriesterase family protein: MTGTTTTDPARPAAVRTVLGDVPGSRLGVCDAHDHLFFRSHALPGQELDDPGEAEARLRAFQALGGGAVVQWSPYGTGRRAADLPGLARRTGVRIVAATGLHQAAHYPPGMLEPLLPRLAEVFTEELTSDMRGAPGVRAGLIKVAGAFHGLDDHARHVMRAAAEAHHATGAPIAVHHEMGTAVLDVLDLLCGQLAVPAHRVILGHLNRSPDLRLHHQAARSGAFLAFDGPSRANHATDWRLLDCLTALADSGHTPQLLLGADTTTPTAGPGMPYLLRVLRPRIERELGAEVAEAVLRGNPARAFEVEWR, encoded by the coding sequence ATGACCGGCACCACGACCACCGATCCGGCCCGCCCGGCCGCCGTACGCACCGTGCTCGGCGACGTCCCGGGGTCACGGCTGGGCGTGTGCGACGCCCATGACCACCTGTTCTTCCGCAGCCACGCGCTCCCCGGCCAGGAGCTGGACGACCCCGGCGAGGCCGAGGCCCGGCTGCGGGCGTTCCAGGCGCTCGGCGGCGGCGCGGTGGTGCAGTGGTCGCCGTACGGCACCGGGCGCCGGGCCGCCGACCTGCCCGGGCTCGCCCGGCGGACCGGGGTGCGCATCGTGGCCGCCACCGGGCTCCACCAGGCCGCGCACTACCCGCCCGGCATGCTGGAGCCGCTGCTGCCCCGGCTCGCCGAGGTCTTCACCGAGGAGCTGACCTCCGACATGCGCGGCGCCCCCGGGGTACGGGCCGGGCTGATCAAGGTGGCCGGCGCCTTCCACGGACTCGACGACCACGCCCGGCACGTCATGCGGGCCGCCGCCGAGGCCCACCACGCCACCGGCGCGCCCATCGCCGTCCACCACGAGATGGGCACCGCCGTCCTCGACGTCCTCGACCTGCTCTGCGGTCAACTGGCCGTTCCCGCGCACCGGGTGATCCTCGGCCACCTCAACCGCTCCCCCGACCTCCGCCTGCACCACCAGGCCGCCCGCTCCGGCGCCTTCCTCGCCTTCGACGGCCCCTCCCGCGCCAACCACGCCACCGACTGGCGCCTCCTCGACTGCCTCACCGCCCTCGCCGACTCCGGCCACACCCCCCAACTCCTCCTCGGCGCCGACACCACCACCCCCACCGCCGGCCCCGGCATGCCGTACCTACTGCGCGTGCTGCGCCCGCGCATCGAGAGGGAACTCGGCGCGGAGGTGGCGGAAGCGGTGTTGAGGGGGAATCCGGCGAGGGCGTTCGAGGTGGAGTGGAGGTGA
- the haaT gene encoding cyclophane-containing RiPP biosynthesis TPR protein HaaT, which produces MAIAVVAGGGAVTTMLVGLVTNAVSNQAHWPGFLGWVQRHAWASFALLGVVTVGFTALLAALSETRSSAPDTVPPRQEGGSEPPGAALVLRSLPRDISAFTDRTAELERLVGSVRTCQENGEALPVHVIDGMPGVGKTSFAVHAGHVLSGRFPDGQLFVNLNGHTTGRNPVQATEALASLLAATGVPAQQIPVGDDAGAVTEARAAMWRGQLADKRALLILDNAASYRQLEPLLPGDGGCLVLVTSRKRLAAHEEVVLQVEALSPEHAVALFVRLSGRSRDALDPAVLDELVRLCGCLPLGVSLLAARLRHHPTWSVADLLERLVAVRDRLGELRAGDRAIVSTFDLSYRDLPPERRYFFQLLGCYPGTDIDAYAGAAVGSTTVDDARRHLDALYDAHLIDEHPGSRYRLHDLLRDYARRLADEGDSMNHVQAVGRVCAYYLSALTAVNTHIARGSAQVANSPVPQEPMSTPPLDSRSAALGWLENERPNVLACIKRANELDLHGLVIRLAAAMAPFLRQSGPWDQAVGLHRAAAEAARRTGDRRALAGALAELGVVRRCMAAYPEAVEALHEAEVLYEAVGDRKGRADALNQAGIVRYMTADNEAAVRAQSEALSIYRELGDRLGQANALADLGMVRRQMSRFDEAVEAQSEALSIYRELHDRYGEANSLRDLGIVHCLMGEYDRAARRHREAFDIYQELDDRHHQAYALNELGLVRRLVGDVAGSHDAHTQALEIYTDLGDRFGRANSVRHLGALHRVSGRAPEAIRLLEQALETYRELGARGGIAATLSELGSARGATGEREAAVEAFARSLEIHRELGDRCGEAEVLNNWGALLRVSDEVTAARDRFQLALGLAAAIRCPLEEARALEGIGRCDRSLGGSRGGEGPLRQAIAVYRSLGAGTAAADIERLLAVQPG; this is translated from the coding sequence ATGGCGATCGCCGTCGTCGCCGGTGGCGGCGCGGTGACGACGATGCTGGTGGGTCTGGTCACCAACGCCGTTTCCAATCAAGCGCATTGGCCGGGCTTTCTGGGTTGGGTGCAACGGCACGCCTGGGCGTCGTTCGCCCTCCTCGGCGTGGTCACGGTCGGGTTCACCGCGCTGCTGGCGGCGCTGTCGGAGACGCGGTCGTCCGCACCGGACACCGTGCCGCCCCGCCAAGAGGGCGGGTCCGAGCCGCCCGGCGCGGCGCTGGTACTGCGCTCGTTGCCCCGCGACATCTCGGCGTTCACCGATCGGACCGCCGAACTGGAACGGCTCGTGGGGTCGGTGCGTACCTGCCAGGAGAACGGTGAGGCGTTGCCCGTCCATGTGATCGACGGCATGCCCGGGGTCGGGAAGACTTCTTTCGCCGTCCATGCCGGCCATGTGCTCTCGGGGCGGTTTCCGGACGGTCAGCTCTTCGTGAACCTTAACGGGCACACGACCGGACGGAACCCGGTTCAGGCGACGGAGGCACTGGCCTCCTTGCTGGCGGCAACCGGCGTTCCGGCCCAGCAGATCCCCGTCGGGGACGACGCGGGGGCGGTCACCGAGGCCCGCGCCGCCATGTGGCGCGGCCAGCTGGCGGACAAGCGAGCCCTGCTCATCCTGGACAACGCGGCGAGCTACCGGCAGCTGGAGCCGTTGCTGCCGGGTGACGGTGGTTGCCTGGTGCTGGTGACCAGTCGCAAGCGGCTGGCGGCACACGAAGAAGTGGTCCTGCAGGTGGAAGCCCTGTCACCGGAGCATGCGGTCGCTTTGTTCGTACGGCTGAGCGGACGTTCCCGCGACGCCCTCGACCCAGCGGTGCTGGACGAACTGGTGCGCCTGTGCGGCTGTCTGCCGCTGGGTGTGTCCCTGCTCGCCGCGCGGCTGCGGCACCACCCGACCTGGAGCGTCGCGGATCTGCTGGAGCGGCTGGTTGCGGTACGGGACCGGCTGGGCGAACTGCGCGCCGGGGACCGGGCCATCGTCTCGACCTTCGATCTGTCGTACCGGGATCTGCCACCGGAACGGCGGTACTTCTTCCAGCTCCTCGGTTGCTATCCGGGTACGGACATCGACGCCTACGCCGGAGCCGCGGTGGGCTCGACGACGGTCGACGACGCCCGTCGCCATCTCGACGCGCTCTACGACGCCCACCTGATCGACGAACACCCGGGGAGCCGCTACCGGCTCCACGACCTGCTGCGCGACTACGCACGCCGCCTCGCCGACGAGGGGGACAGCATGAACCATGTCCAAGCCGTCGGGCGGGTGTGCGCCTACTACCTGTCCGCACTGACCGCGGTGAACACGCATATCGCCCGCGGCAGCGCACAGGTGGCGAACTCTCCTGTCCCGCAAGAGCCGATGAGCACCCCGCCGCTGGACTCCCGCTCGGCGGCGCTGGGCTGGCTGGAGAACGAACGCCCCAACGTACTGGCCTGCATCAAACGGGCGAACGAGTTGGATCTGCACGGACTTGTGATCCGACTGGCCGCGGCCATGGCTCCGTTTCTGCGGCAGTCCGGTCCCTGGGACCAGGCGGTCGGCCTGCACCGGGCAGCCGCGGAAGCCGCCCGCCGGACCGGTGACCGGCGGGCACTCGCCGGGGCGCTCGCCGAGCTCGGGGTCGTCCGGCGTTGCATGGCCGCCTATCCGGAGGCCGTCGAAGCCCTGCACGAGGCAGAGGTGCTCTACGAAGCGGTGGGCGACCGCAAGGGGAGAGCGGACGCGCTCAACCAGGCGGGCATCGTCCGGTACATGACGGCGGACAACGAGGCTGCTGTCCGGGCGCAGAGCGAAGCCCTGTCGATCTACCGGGAACTGGGCGACCGGCTCGGTCAGGCCAACGCCCTCGCTGACCTGGGTATGGTGCGCCGGCAGATGAGCCGGTTCGACGAGGCGGTGGAGGCCCAGAGCGAGGCCCTGTCGATCTACCGGGAGCTCCACGACCGGTACGGCGAAGCCAACTCCTTGCGGGATCTGGGCATCGTGCACTGCCTCATGGGCGAGTACGACCGGGCGGCGCGGCGGCACCGGGAAGCCTTCGACATCTACCAGGAACTCGACGACCGGCACCACCAGGCGTACGCCCTCAACGAACTCGGCCTGGTCCGTCGGCTGGTGGGCGATGTGGCCGGTTCTCATGACGCTCACACACAGGCCCTGGAGATCTACACCGACCTCGGTGACCGTTTCGGCCGGGCGAACAGCGTCCGGCACCTCGGGGCCCTCCACCGCGTGTCCGGGCGTGCTCCGGAGGCGATCAGGTTGCTGGAGCAGGCCCTGGAGACCTACCGGGAACTCGGTGCGCGCGGCGGCATCGCCGCCACCTTGAGCGAGCTGGGGTCCGCCCGGGGAGCCACCGGGGAGCGGGAAGCGGCTGTCGAAGCGTTCGCACGCAGCCTGGAAATCCACCGGGAGCTGGGTGACCGCTGTGGCGAGGCCGAGGTGCTCAACAACTGGGGCGCACTGCTGCGGGTGTCGGACGAGGTGACCGCCGCGCGGGACCGTTTCCAGCTGGCGCTGGGCCTTGCCGCTGCCATTCGCTGCCCTTTGGAGGAGGCCCGGGCGCTCGAGGGGATCGGCCGCTGCGACCGGTCGCTCGGGGGCTCCCGGGGAGGTGAAGGGCCGCTGCGCCAGGCGATCGCCGTGTACCGCTCGCTCGGCGCCGGCACAGCCGCGGCCGACATCGAGCGTCTGCTGGCGGTACAGCCCGGGTAG
- the haaA gene encoding HaaA family cyclophane-containing RiPP peptide → MPQTATPVAPEIVRTPNGADGHVLDRVAVRVRRRLAAERAPACDSGGGVHAASLIWPWPV, encoded by the coding sequence ATGCCCCAGACCGCGACTCCCGTTGCCCCTGAGATCGTGCGAACGCCAAACGGTGCCGACGGCCACGTGCTGGACCGCGTCGCCGTCCGCGTACGTCGGAGGCTCGCCGCCGAGCGGGCCCCGGCCTGTGACAGCGGGGGCGGAGTCCACGCTGCCTCGCTCATCTGGCCCTGGCCGGTGTGA
- a CDS encoding FxsB family cyclophane-forming radical SAM/SPASM peptide maturase, translating to MTPPDATPFRSFILKTANRCNIDCDYCYVFNSRDQAWRHLPARMSTEVARAAARRIGEHATTHGLNTAHVVFHGGEPLLVGPRHMAELLAVFRDGIPETTVVRFELQTNGTLLTEAWLDLFEQYQVAVGVSLDGPPEANDRHRLTGTARSSAASAVRGIELLRSRPRLFAGLLAVVDLANDPVEVHDHLAGFGPPVIDFNLPHGTHDDPPHRHDPSVPEYGMWMSRVYDAWIAGTEHRHSVRMLEDIVALSSGVRGSVETLGLAPPTSVVIESDGTIEGVDTLRSVTEGASRLGLDVFSHSFDKASRHPKLRYRHDGSTALADKCRSCPLVEVCGGGYLPHRFSSSRGYRNPSVYCADLEYLIRHVQDSLQQHGWSL from the coding sequence ATGACACCACCGGACGCCACGCCGTTTCGTTCCTTCATCCTCAAGACCGCGAACCGCTGCAACATCGATTGCGACTACTGCTACGTCTTCAACTCCAGGGACCAGGCATGGCGGCACCTGCCTGCCCGCATGAGCACGGAGGTGGCACGGGCGGCTGCCCGGCGGATCGGTGAGCACGCCACGACGCACGGCCTGAACACCGCCCACGTCGTGTTCCACGGCGGTGAACCACTGCTCGTCGGGCCTCGTCACATGGCCGAACTGCTCGCCGTCTTCCGGGACGGCATACCGGAGACCACGGTGGTCCGGTTCGAGTTGCAGACCAACGGGACCCTGCTCACCGAAGCGTGGCTGGACCTCTTCGAGCAGTACCAGGTGGCCGTGGGCGTCAGCCTCGACGGGCCACCGGAAGCGAACGACCGGCACCGGCTGACCGGCACGGCACGGTCGAGCGCCGCCTCCGCCGTGCGCGGCATCGAGCTTCTTCGCTCCCGGCCCCGGCTGTTCGCCGGACTACTCGCCGTCGTCGACCTGGCCAACGACCCGGTGGAGGTCCATGACCACCTGGCGGGGTTCGGCCCTCCGGTGATCGACTTCAATCTGCCGCACGGAACTCACGACGATCCTCCGCACCGGCACGATCCGTCCGTACCCGAGTACGGGATGTGGATGAGCCGCGTGTACGACGCCTGGATCGCCGGGACCGAACACCGGCACAGCGTCCGGATGCTGGAGGACATCGTGGCGCTCAGCTCCGGCGTACGCGGTTCGGTGGAAACCCTCGGCCTGGCCCCGCCGACCAGCGTCGTGATCGAATCCGACGGCACGATCGAGGGAGTGGACACACTGCGGTCCGTCACCGAGGGAGCGTCGAGGCTGGGACTGGATGTCTTCAGCCACTCCTTCGACAAGGCGTCGCGCCATCCGAAGCTTCGGTACCGGCACGATGGCAGCACGGCGCTGGCCGACAAGTGCCGGAGCTGCCCGTTGGTCGAGGTGTGCGGTGGGGGGTATCTCCCCCACCGGTTCAGCAGTTCACGCGGCTACCGGAACCCCTCCGTCTACTGTGCGGATCTGGAGTACCTCATCCGGCACGTGCAAGACTCCCTTCAGCAGCACGGCTGGTCCTTGTAG
- the haaN gene encoding cyclophane-containing RiPP N-acetyltransferase HaaN has product MGVTIRPAEKRDVPAVAELIEEIERFYGATGIQPFDQRRSQVEEALFGTPPLASALLVEDEHGGIAGMAAYSFLWPAAGSTHSLFLKELYVRDTLRRQGVGAQLMRELRVLAEARPGCSRVEWMTDRDNPAAREFYRSLGFAEFDGKIVYRIGTGTS; this is encoded by the coding sequence ATGGGCGTGACCATCCGCCCCGCCGAAAAGCGGGACGTCCCGGCTGTCGCCGAGCTGATCGAGGAGATCGAGCGGTTCTACGGTGCGACCGGGATCCAGCCGTTCGACCAGCGGCGGTCGCAGGTCGAGGAGGCCCTCTTCGGCACGCCGCCGCTGGCCTCTGCGTTGCTGGTCGAGGACGAGCACGGCGGCATCGCCGGAATGGCCGCCTATTCCTTCCTCTGGCCTGCCGCAGGCTCCACCCACTCCTTGTTCCTCAAGGAGCTCTACGTCCGCGACACCCTTCGACGGCAGGGCGTGGGCGCACAGCTGATGCGTGAACTCCGCGTCCTCGCCGAGGCGCGGCCCGGTTGCAGCCGTGTCGAGTGGATGACGGACCGGGACAACCCCGCCGCACGCGAGTTCTACCGGTCACTCGGGTTCGCCGAGTTCGACGGGAAGATCGTCTATCGGATCGGCACCGGAACGTCCTGA
- a CDS encoding MFS transporter: MLAVSLAPRDRQATAISWVAGGFALATVAGGPLGALVGEHLGWRATFWAVVAAAVASAVAIVLLVPARPAVRAGASAGARGEPRALWRPQVRWAFTVTTVSRTGWFLRYAYVTPLLREATGLGRGAAAAMLFVFGAGGFLGDRAPPRHHRPRPHHARRRPGDHRLRRPPPRPGPRRRPRHRPRLRRPRPPRSSPGPSPPPAAAPPSPSPPTPPPSTSATPSAPGPVHDCSPPAPRSPRWRGRARRWCWRRWGVRGWRGGGPVGPRRRRQDVPVPIR, encoded by the coding sequence CTGCTGGCCGTCTCCCTCGCGCCGCGTGACCGGCAGGCCACCGCCATCTCCTGGGTGGCCGGTGGCTTCGCGCTGGCCACGGTGGCGGGCGGCCCGCTCGGCGCGCTCGTCGGCGAACACCTCGGGTGGCGGGCCACGTTCTGGGCGGTGGTGGCCGCCGCGGTCGCCTCGGCGGTGGCGATCGTCCTGCTGGTGCCCGCCCGCCCCGCCGTCCGCGCCGGTGCCTCCGCCGGCGCCCGCGGAGAACCGCGCGCCCTGTGGCGACCCCAGGTGCGCTGGGCGTTCACGGTCACCACGGTCTCGCGGACCGGCTGGTTCCTGCGGTACGCCTACGTGACCCCGCTGCTGCGCGAGGCGACCGGGCTGGGCCGGGGCGCCGCCGCGGCCATGCTCTTCGTCTTCGGCGCCGGCGGCTTCCTCGGCGACCGCGCCCCCCCGCGCCACCATCGTCCTCGCCCTCACCACGCTCGCCGCCGCCCTGGCGACCACCGCCTGCGCCGTCCGCCACCCCGCCCCGGTCCGCGCCGCCGTCCTCGTCATCGGCCTCGCCTCCGGCGCCCTCGTCCCCCCCGCTCCAGTCCTGGGCCCTCGCCGCCGCCGGCGGCGGCTCCCCCCTCGCCCTCGCCGCCAACACCTCCGCCTTCAACCTCGGCAACGCCGTCGGCTCCTGGGCCGGTTCACGACTGCTCACCACCGGCGCCCCGTTCCCCACGCTGGCGTGGACGGGCGCGGCGGTGGTGCTGGCGTCGCTGGGGTGTGCGGGGGTGGCGTGGCGGAGGGCCGGTCGGCCCGCGCCGACGGCGTCAGGACGTTCCGGTGCCGATCCGATAG
- a CDS encoding ABC transporter substrate-binding protein — MTMSEPTPRHAAISRRRLLAAAGGLALAAPLAACGSNTGRGGGGPGGGTVLRQWYHQYGEPGTQSAVKRYAAAYRQAEVTVEWRPGDYDRQTAAALLTADGPDVFEANGPTLDQIRGGQVADLTAEIAAARDDFNPAVLAPKIYGGRVWGIPQTIDTQLLYYRKSLLAKAGVAPPATLDALVTAARALTGKDVKGLFLGNDGGAGVLGSGGIPLIAAGLDLLTADGRAAFADPAGADALARLRTLWTDKSLLLGAPADWSDPSAFVQGLTAMQWTGLWALPQIAKALGDDFGVLPFPAAGAHGKPAVPVGAYAAAVNARSKHRDAAKRYVKWLWVDRTDFQEDFALSYGFHIPARLSLARKAAKLRTGPAADAVRYATGNGHAAPLLWTPGAQTAVQDAFSRIIKDGADPRAQLASAASRVTAEVRRARGEG, encoded by the coding sequence ATGACCATGTCCGAGCCGACACCGCGGCACGCCGCGATCAGCCGCCGACGCCTTCTCGCCGCCGCGGGCGGCCTCGCCCTGGCCGCCCCGCTGGCCGCCTGCGGCTCCAACACCGGCCGCGGGGGCGGCGGTCCGGGCGGCGGCACCGTGCTGCGGCAGTGGTACCACCAGTACGGCGAGCCGGGGACGCAGTCGGCCGTGAAGCGGTACGCGGCGGCCTACCGGCAGGCCGAGGTGACCGTCGAGTGGCGCCCCGGCGACTACGACCGGCAGACCGCCGCCGCCCTGCTCACCGCCGACGGCCCGGACGTCTTCGAGGCCAACGGCCCCACCCTGGACCAGATCCGCGGCGGCCAGGTGGCCGACCTGACCGCCGAGATCGCCGCGGCGCGCGACGACTTCAACCCCGCGGTGCTCGCCCCGAAGATCTACGGCGGCCGGGTCTGGGGCATCCCGCAGACCATCGACACCCAGCTGCTCTACTACCGCAAGAGCCTGCTGGCCAAGGCGGGGGTGGCGCCGCCGGCCACGCTGGACGCCCTGGTGACCGCGGCCCGCGCGCTGACCGGCAAGGACGTCAAGGGGCTCTTCCTCGGCAACGACGGCGGCGCCGGGGTGCTCGGCTCCGGCGGCATCCCGCTGATCGCCGCCGGGCTCGACCTGCTCACCGCGGACGGCCGCGCCGCCTTCGCCGACCCGGCCGGCGCCGACGCCCTGGCCCGGCTGCGCACCCTGTGGACCGACAAGTCGCTGCTGCTGGGCGCCCCCGCCGACTGGTCCGACCCGTCGGCGTTCGTCCAGGGGCTGACCGCCATGCAGTGGACCGGGCTGTGGGCGCTGCCGCAGATCGCCAAGGCGCTCGGTGACGACTTCGGCGTCCTGCCGTTCCCGGCCGCCGGGGCGCACGGGAAGCCCGCGGTGCCGGTGGGCGCCTACGCGGCGGCGGTCAACGCCCGCTCCAAGCACCGGGACGCGGCCAAGCGGTACGTCAAGTGGCTGTGGGTGGACCGCACCGACTTCCAGGAGGACTTCGCGCTCTCCTACGGGTTCCACATCCCCGCCCGGCTCTCCCTGGCCCGCAAGGCGGCCAAGCTACGCACCGGGCCGGCCGCCGACGCGGTGCGGTACGCCACCGGCAACGGGCACGCCGCGCCGCTGCTGTGGACGCCGGGGGCGCAGACCGCGGTGCAGGACGCCTTCAGCCGGATCATCAAGGACGGCGCCGACCCGCGCGCCCAGCTCGCCTCGGCGGCCTCCCGGGTGACCGCCGAGGTGCGCCGGGCGCGGGGCGAGGGCTGA